The Stigmatella ashevillena genomic sequence TTCGTCTACGACCGGGCCCGGCAACGGCTCTTCGGCTGGCGTCTGCCCGCGTCAGGGGCCAAGGCCTATATGCCCATCCTGGCGCAACACGGACGCTATGCCTCGGAACAGCTCGGGTTGGAACTCCAGATCGAGGATGGACGGCTGCGCTTCTGGGCAGGCCACGCTCCCCTTCTGGAATCCGATGAGTTCATCTCCCGCTTGGAACACTTGATGGCCGCCATCCAGCTGCGCGCGGATGAAGAAACCCGCAGGGCGGAGGAAGAGGCCCAGCGCGCGCAGGAAGAGGCCCAGCGCGCGCAGGAAGAGGCCCAGCGCGCGCAGGAAGAGGCCCAGCGCCGTCAGGACATGGAGCATCGTCTGGCCGAGGAGACTCGGCGGCGCGAGGAGGCCGAGCGGCGGCTGGCCGAGGTCCAAGCTGCCCTGGAGCGCCTGGAGAAAAATCAGCGCTGACCTGGGCGGCTTCGGAAGACCCTCCTCAGAAGGCGCCGCGTGAAGACGGCAAGCGCGGGCGCCCGTTCAAGTCCTTCGGAACGCCCTCCACGTCCGGCACCGGCCGGTACTGCTGCACCTGGCGGACCATGTAGAAGGCCGCCGCGGACAGCACGCCGAGATCATCCAGCCAGCCCAGCAAGGGCAACACGTCCGGGATCGCATCCACGGGAGACAGGAAGTAGAGCACGGCGAACACGCCCGTGAGCTTCTTCCACAGCGGCACGCGTCCATCGCGAAGGTATCCGAAGAAACGGGTCCCCATCCCCCGAAGGCCAGTCACGTTCATGCCCCCTCATACGCATGGGGAGGCACGGCGATTGCGTCCCGTTCCGCCCCACGCCCGGCGCCTAGGTGGGCGACCGTTCATCCGGCGGAGGATCCTCGAGCACCACGGCCTTGCCCACCACCTCCAGGCGCACCCTGTCCCCTGGACGCAGCAGGGCCTCCGGCCCCCCACGCACCGTCAGCTCCATCCCCGCGCACCCCACGGTGAACTCCACCCCGTGCCCTTGGAACTCACGCGAGAGCACCTCCGCGCGCAGGGCGCCTCCCACGGCCACCGCGTCCTTGTCGGGCACGAGCCGCAGGCTCTCGGGCCGCAGGGACAGCAGCACGGGCCCCTTGGCCTCCCCTTGCAACGGGAGAATCCCGAGCGCCGTCCGAGCCCCGTTGCCGAAGGCGCTGCCCGGAACCAGGTTGGTGCCCCCGAGAAACCACGCCACGAAGGCGCTGCGCGGCGTGGTGTAGACCACCTCGGGCGTCCCAGCCTGCTCCACCTTCCCGGCGCGCATCACCGCCAACCGGTCCGCGAAGGCCATCGCCTCTTGCTGGTCGTGCGTGACGAGCACGACGGCCGTCTCCAGGGACTTGAGCACCCGGCGCACCTCGCTCCGGGTCGTGGCCCGCAGCGCCGCATCGAGGCTGGAGAAGGGCTCATCGAGGAGCAACACCCGCGGTCCCGGGGCCAGCGCCCGGGCCAGCGCCACCCGCTGCTGCTGGCCTCCCGAGAGCGTGTGGGGCATTCGCGCCTCGAAGCCGCCCAGCCCGAACAGCTCCAGCATGGCGCGGGCGCGGGTCACTTGCTCCCGGCGCGGCAGCGCATCCAGGCCAAAGGTGACGTTGTCCAACACGGACAGGTGGGGGAAGAGGGCAAAGTCCTGGAACACCATGCCCACCCGGCGCTGGTCCGGCGGAAGGAACGCGCCCGGCCCGGACAAGAGGCGGTCCTCCAGCGTGACGGTGCCCGTGTCCGGCCGCTCGAACCCGGCCACGAGCCGCAGCGTCGTCGTCTTGCCGCAACCCGAGGGACCGACCAGGGCCAGCGTCTCACCGGGGGCCAGTTCCAGGCAAAGCCCGTCCACCGCGGCGGTGCCACCGGCGGTGTAACGAAGGGTGACCTGATCGAGCGAGAGCAGCGGCATCGCGCCCAGGCGCGTACACCAATCCCTCACCCGGGGCGAGCGCCTTCCTCCTGGGAGAGCAACAGAGCCACCCCCAGCGCGGAGACCGCCAGCAGCACCAGCGCGGACGGAGCCGCCTGGGCGAACCGCCCTTCCGCCGTGGCGCTCCAGACACGCGTGGCGAGCGTCTCGAAGCCGATGGGCGCCAGCAACAGCGTCGCGGGCAACTCCTTCATGGCGGTGAGGAAGACGAGCGCCGCCCCCGCGAGCCACCCCGGCGTCATGAGGGGGACAGTCACCCGGGCGAAAATGGAGGGAGGGGAGTGCCCCAGCGTGGCCGCGGCCTCGGCCAGGTGAGGGGACACCTGCAAGAGCACCGTCCGGAGCGCCCCCACCGCCTGCGGCAGGAAGCGGACCAGATACGCCAGCAGCAGCATGACCAGCGTGCCGTAGAAGAAAGGCACCGCGTGAATGCCGAAAAAAACCAGCGACAGCGCCAGCACGATGGGAGGCAAGGCGTAGCCCACATAGGCGCTCCGCTCCAGCACCAGGGACCACCGCCCCGGGTGACGCACCCCGAGAAGCGCGAGCGGCAGCGCGGCCACCACCGACAGCACCGCGGCGAGCCCCGAGGCCAGCACCGAATTCACCGCGGCCCCCAGCACCAGCGCCTCCCCGGCCCCCCATCCCCGCGCCGCCCAGTACACGAGGATTCCCACCGGAAGCCCCACGCCCAGCACCACCACCCCGCCACACAGCCCCAGGCACGGCAACCGCCAGTGCCCCAGAAGCACGGGCGCCCCCCGGCGCGAGGCGCCTTTGGCGCTGCGGTGATA encodes the following:
- a CDS encoding Uma2 family endonuclease; this translates as MERQNPDNPGAFPQAPSQEEWDAMDEEARARVLNSLPGEVTWEEMAPPEGDRHFQAKVRALDALRGYFTRQKRRVYLAAELPVYYPAKKRFAPDLLAVLDVETHERDRWVVSAEGKGLDFVLEVHVGGDRKKDSELNVERYAQFGIPEYFVYDRARQRLFGWRLPASGAKAYMPILAQHGRYASEQLGLELQIEDGRLRFWAGHAPLLESDEFISRLEHLMAAIQLRADEETRRAEEEAQRAQEEAQRAQEEAQRAQEEAQRRQDMEHRLAEETRRREEAERRLAEVQAALERLEKNQR
- a CDS encoding YkvA family protein, which encodes MNVTGLRGMGTRFFGYLRDGRVPLWKKLTGVFAVLYFLSPVDAIPDVLPLLGWLDDLGVLSAAAFYMVRQVQQYRPVPDVEGVPKDLNGRPRLPSSRGAF
- a CDS encoding ABC transporter ATP-binding protein — encoded protein: MPLLSLDQVTLRYTAGGTAAVDGLCLELAPGETLALVGPSGCGKTTTLRLVAGFERPDTGTVTLEDRLLSGPGAFLPPDQRRVGMVFQDFALFPHLSVLDNVTFGLDALPRREQVTRARAMLELFGLGGFEARMPHTLSGGQQQRVALARALAPGPRVLLLDEPFSSLDAALRATTRSEVRRVLKSLETAVVLVTHDQQEAMAFADRLAVMRAGKVEQAGTPEVVYTTPRSAFVAWFLGGTNLVPGSAFGNGARTALGILPLQGEAKGPVLLSLRPESLRLVPDKDAVAVGGALRAEVLSREFQGHGVEFTVGCAGMELTVRGGPEALLRPGDRVRLEVVGKAVVLEDPPPDERSPT
- a CDS encoding ABC transporter permease, which encodes MSRRASWPLRAAGMAVAALALLPAVYLFVRSAEADAEAWDLLFRGRTLALLGSTLGLALAVTVCSAGLSLPLAWLTTRTDLPGRRVWTALLCLPLALPTFVSGYVLLAAFGTGGALEGPLAQLGLPVPPVYGFPGALLALTLSTYPYFFLALRAGLLAQDPALLESARSLGFSSARAFWRVTVPLLRPSFASGALLVGLYVLSDFGAVALVQYDAFSRIIYMQYEGAYDRSYAALLGLALVAVTVAVLVLEVWVRGRAGYHRSAKGASRRGAPVLLGHWRLPCLGLCGGVVVLGVGLPVGILVYWAARGWGAGEALVLGAAVNSVLASGLAAVLSVVAALPLALLGVRHPGRWSLVLERSAYVGYALPPIVLALSLVFFGIHAVPFFYGTLVMLLLAYLVRFLPQAVGALRTVLLQVSPHLAEAAATLGHSPPSIFARVTVPLMTPGWLAGAALVFLTAMKELPATLLLAPIGFETLATRVWSATAEGRFAQAAPSALVLLAVSALGVALLLSQEEGARPG